One Hordeum vulgare subsp. vulgare chromosome 4H, MorexV3_pseudomolecules_assembly, whole genome shotgun sequence DNA window includes the following coding sequences:
- the LOC123447080 gene encoding uncharacterized protein LOC123447080 — MRSLHALLVAVLVLVAVAATLPAGTDGAWAPIPARDLNGVVVQQVGRFAVLVHDITRRASLVFVKVERGETERPAAGGVGTNYRLVVTVEKAPGGSRRQYECVVWGVPGSRTSTWKLLGFKAL; from the coding sequence ATGAGGTCTCTGCACGCACTGCTCGTGGCGGTCCTTGTCCTGGTCGCCGTCGCCGCGACGCTCCCGGCGGGGACGGACGGCGCGTGGGCGCCGATACCGGCCCGCGACCTGAACGgcgtggtggtgcagcaggtgggCCGGTTCGCCGTGCTCGTGCACGACATCACGCGCCGGGCGAGCCTGGTGTTCGTCAAGGTGGAGCGCGGCGAGACGGAGCGGCCGGCTGCCGGTGGTGTCGGCACCAACTACCGGCTCGTGGTGACCGTGGAGAAGGCGCCAGGCGGGAGCAGGCGGCAGTACGAGTGCGTCGTGTGGGGCGTGCCCGGCTCGCGCACCAGCACCTGGAAGCTCCTCGGCTTCAAGGCGCTCTAG